From the genome of Populus trichocarpa isolate Nisqually-1 chromosome 15, P.trichocarpa_v4.1, whole genome shotgun sequence, one region includes:
- the LOC18105863 gene encoding CASP-like protein 1F1 — translation MPNNEAKFSVNQPLKTQKLFIGVQIFFRIVAIAASVASSWLMITSKQVIDIGGIVLDARYSYSPEFKFLAFTNIVVGCFSLLSLLFLVLVVRQGSNPNHYFFLFLHDLAMMSLVVGGCAAATTVGFLGKHGNSHTGWMQICDNFGKFCNRAQTSVTISYLNLICLSILTITSASKSRKMEA, via the exons atgccaAACAATGAAGCAAAGTTCTCCGTAAACCAACCTTTGAAAACTCAAAAACTTTTCATTGGAGTGCAAATTTTCTTCAGAATTGTAGCAATTGCAGCCTCAGTAGCCTCATCATGGCTCATGATCACCAGCAAGCAAGTCATTGATATTGGAGGAATTGTACTCGACGCAAGATATAGCTACTCTCCAGAATTCAA GTTTCTTGCCTTCACAAATATTGTTGTTGGTTGCTTCTCTCTACTGTCCTTACTATTTCTTGTCCTTGTTGTTCGTCAAGGCTCCAATCCAAACCACTATTTCTTCTTGTTCCTTCATGATTTG GCAATGATGTCTTTGGTCGTTGGTGGATGTGCTGCTGCCACTACAGTAGGTTTCTTGGGGAAGCATGGGAACAGCCACACTGGCTGGATGCAAATCTGTGATAACTTTGGCAAATTCTGTAATAGAGCACAAACTTCTGTGACAATCTCGTACTTGAACTTGATTTGCTTGTCGATTCTTACCATCACATCTGCAAGCAAATCAAGGAAAATGGAAGCTTAG
- the LOC7456635 gene encoding uncharacterized protein LOC7456635, whose amino-acid sequence MKIPENDPITLSNNLLHSLLDQQIPLIQSFKGKWSFIKSKLADLQAQLTDFSEFQTSITNPLSLDLLHSVSQTLNDAHLLAEKCLDTNLTEGKLKTQSDIDSILAKLNQNVRDCEILIKSGVLQDGILSGSGPKRELVRAEFRNLITRLQIGSTESKNAAMDTVLSLIQGDDKNVMIAVAQGIVPVLARLLDCNSCFDIKEKSVAAISRISMVDSSKHVLIAEGLLLLNQLIRILESGSWFAKEKACIALQALSFSRDNARAIGSRGGICSLLEICQAGTPSSQGLASGVLRNLAVFEEIRENFIEENAVFVLIGLAASGTALAQENAIGCLCNLVKEDENLKLLIVKEGVVECLRNFWDSCPPARSLEVAVELLRELASNQAIAEGLVSDGFVVRLVAVLNCGVLGVRVAAARAVFELGFIMKTRKLIGELGCISPLIKMLDGKAVEEKEAAAKALSLLVLHAGNRRIFRKTEGGIVSTVQLLDPLIQNLDKKYPVSILASLSNSKKCKKQMIAAGASVHLKKLMEMDVEGSKKLLDGLGRGKIWGVFARP is encoded by the coding sequence ATGAAAATACCAGAAAATGACCCAATAACTCTGTCAAACAACCTCTTACACTCCCTTTTAGACCAACAAATCCCATTAATACAATCTTTCAAAGGGAAATGGAGTTTTATAAAATCCAAACTTGCTGATCTCCAAGCCCAACTCACTGATTTTTCCGAGTTCCAAACTTCAATCACTAACCCACTCTCTCTTGATCTCCTTCACTCTGTTTCGCAAACTCTAAATGATGCTCACCTTTTAGCTGAAAAATGTCTAGATACAAACTTGACGGAAGGGAAGCTTAAGACTCAAAGTGATATTGATTCAATTTTAGCTAAATTGAATCAAAATGTGAGAGATTGTGAGATTTTGATCAAAAGTGGGGTTCTTCAAGATGGAATTTTATCTGGGTCTGGCCCAAAAAGAGAGCTTGTTAGAGCTGAGTTTAGGAATTTAATAACTCGGTTGCAAATAGGGAGTACTGAGTCGAAGAACGCGGCTATGGACACGGTTTTGAGTTTGATTCAGGGGGATGATAAAAATGTAATGATTGCTGTTGCACAAGGTATTGTGCCTGTTCTTGCTAGATTACTTGATTGTAATagttgttttgatattaaagaGAAGAGTGTAGCTGCAATTTCAAGAATTTCAATGGTGGATAGTAGTAAACATGTTTTGATAGCAGAAGGGTTGTTGCTTTTGAATCAATTGATTAGGATTCTTGAATCAGGAAGTTGGTTTGCGAAAGAAAAAGCTTGTATTGCACTTCAAGCTTTAAGCTTCTCGAGAGATAATGCAAGGGCGATTGGGTCTAGAGGCGGGATTTGTTCATTGTTAGAGATTTGTCAAGCTGGAACACCTAGTTCACAGGGTCTTGCAAGTGGGGTTTTGAGGAATTTGGCCGTGTTTGAGGAGATTAGAGAGAATTTTATAGAAGAGAATgctgtttttgttcttattggGCTTGCAGCTTCTGGAACTGCATTAGCTCAAGAAAATGCAATCGGTTGTTTGTGTAATTTGGTTAAGGAAGATGAAAATTTGAAGCTTTTGATTGTTAAGGAAGGGGTTGTTGAGTGTTTGAGGAATTTTTGGGATTCATGTCCTCCGGCAAGGAGTCTTGAAGTTGCTGTTGAGTTGTTAAGGGAGTTGGCTTCCAACCAAGCTATTGCTGAAGGGCTTGTTTCTGATGGGTTTGTTGTTAGGCTTGTGGCGGTGTTGAATTGTGGGGTTCTGGGTGTGAGAGTTGCAGCTGCCAGAGCTGTTTTTGAGCTTGGTTTTATTATGAAAACTAGGAAACTAATTGGTGAATTGGGGTGCATTAGTCCATTGATTAAAATGTTGGATGGTAAGGCTGTTGAAGAAAAGGAGGCAGCAGCAAAAGCATTGTCATTGCTTGTGTTGCATGCTGGTAATAGGAGGATTTTCAGAAAGACTGAGGGAGGAATAGTGAGTACAGTTCAGCTATTGGATCCTTTGATACAGAATTTGGATAAGAAATACCCTGTTTCTATATTGGCCTCTCTTTCAAATTCTAAGAAGTGTAAGAAACAAATGATTGCTGCTGGTGCTAGTGTGCACTTGAAGAAACTTATGGAGATGGATGTTGAAGGATCTAAGAAGCTCTTGGATGGTCTGGGGCGGGGTAAGATTTGGGGTGTTTTTGCCAGGCCCTAG